A DNA window from Castanea sativa cultivar Marrone di Chiusa Pesio chromosome 7, ASM4071231v1 contains the following coding sequences:
- the LOC142641977 gene encoding uncharacterized protein LOC142641977 isoform X1 produces the protein MVAPKECVRERKTHMPFVVSLLSSSHFSFSPFFIVSYCWIWSSLCSSEHFILFPLCLILPNTVCFHNFSCSKLNIRDLLKIKDMGTKLEYAVNLLATSPNSNSFTVHCVDDWEHFQNRGLKGNCYITVVDSFEDSMDRKLEKNNIESIKKTMQMHEDVFKNQVKELHRLYSVQKKLMGELKKELKQNRYWNSMTSSDISHTQFINCHHPSMQTTSGFNFQIQSLRDDPNSRERSGSCSGDTMKMARGFDLERPAAEEDMSTGVSAIEEDQAGTSSQMPNSSHKMSVAGSDEDSEVELTLSIGGCLSKKATSKSSKTQLGLCNSSSHKGIREMDSSASFKSDRGEDCSDPNTPMSSTSATFDQETNRPHWLFQGLKLK, from the exons ATGGTGGCACCAAAAGAGtgtgtgagagaaagaaagaccCACATGCCATTTGTGGTATCACTGTTGTCCTCatcccatttttctttttcaccctTCTTCATTGTCTCCTACTGTTGGATTTGGAGCTCCCTATGCAGTTCTGAACATTTCATTTTGTTCCCCCTTTGCTTAATACTACCAAACACGGTCTGTTTCCACAATTTCTCCTGTAGCAAACTAAATATAAGGGACTTGTTAAAAATCAAAG ACATGGGGACTAAACTCGAATACGCCGTCAATCTCTTAGCAACCTCACCAAACAGCAACAGCTTTACTGTACATTGTGTGGATGACTGGGAGCATTTCCAGAATAGAGGACTGAAGGGGAACTGCTATATAACTGTAGTGGACAGCTTTGAGGACTCCATGGACAGGAAGCTAGAAAAGAACAACATAGAATCCATCAAAAAGACAATGCAGATGCATGAAGATGTCTTCAAAAACCAG GTGAAGGAACTCCACAGACTCTACAGTGTGCAGAAGAAGCTAATGGGTGAGCTGAAAAAAGAACTTAAACAAAACAGATATTGGAATTCCATGACTAGCTCAGATATAAGCCATACTCAGTTCATTAACTGCCACCATCCATCAATGCAAACCACAAGTGGATTTAATTTCCAAATTCAGAGCTTGAGAGACGATCCAAACTCGAGGGAGCGAAGTGGCAGTTGCTCTGGAGACACCATGAAAATGGCAAGGGGATTTGATCTTGAGAGGCCTGCTGCTGAGGAAGACATGTCAACAGGAGTCAGTGCCATTGAGGAAGACCAAGCAGGGACAAGTTCCCAGATGCCCAACAGCAGTCATAAGATGAGCGTTGCTGGTTCTGATGAAGATAGTGAAGTAGAGCTGACATTAAGCATTGGAGGTTGCTTGAGCAAGAAGGCAACATCAAAATCCTCAAAAACTCAATTAGGATTATGTAATTCCTCTTCCCATAAAGGAATTAGGGAGATGGATTCATCTGCCTCTTTCAAATCGGACCGAGGAGAGGATTGTAGTGACCCCAACACCCCCATGAGCAGCACCAGTGCTACATTTGATCAGGAAACAAACCGGCCGCATTGGCTTTTCCAAGGTTTAAAGCTCAAATAG
- the LOC142641977 gene encoding uncharacterized protein LOC142641977 isoform X2, whose translation MKTTVIMTSDGGTKRVCERKKDPHAICDMGTKLEYAVNLLATSPNSNSFTVHCVDDWEHFQNRGLKGNCYITVVDSFEDSMDRKLEKNNIESIKKTMQMHEDVFKNQVKELHRLYSVQKKLMGELKKELKQNRYWNSMTSSDISHTQFINCHHPSMQTTSGFNFQIQSLRDDPNSRERSGSCSGDTMKMARGFDLERPAAEEDMSTGVSAIEEDQAGTSSQMPNSSHKMSVAGSDEDSEVELTLSIGGCLSKKATSKSSKTQLGLCNSSSHKGIREMDSSASFKSDRGEDCSDPNTPMSSTSATFDQETNRPHWLFQGLKLK comes from the exons ATGAAGACCACTGTTATTATGACCAGTGATGGTGGCACCAAAAGAGtgtgtgagagaaagaaagaccCACATGCCATTTGTG ACATGGGGACTAAACTCGAATACGCCGTCAATCTCTTAGCAACCTCACCAAACAGCAACAGCTTTACTGTACATTGTGTGGATGACTGGGAGCATTTCCAGAATAGAGGACTGAAGGGGAACTGCTATATAACTGTAGTGGACAGCTTTGAGGACTCCATGGACAGGAAGCTAGAAAAGAACAACATAGAATCCATCAAAAAGACAATGCAGATGCATGAAGATGTCTTCAAAAACCAG GTGAAGGAACTCCACAGACTCTACAGTGTGCAGAAGAAGCTAATGGGTGAGCTGAAAAAAGAACTTAAACAAAACAGATATTGGAATTCCATGACTAGCTCAGATATAAGCCATACTCAGTTCATTAACTGCCACCATCCATCAATGCAAACCACAAGTGGATTTAATTTCCAAATTCAGAGCTTGAGAGACGATCCAAACTCGAGGGAGCGAAGTGGCAGTTGCTCTGGAGACACCATGAAAATGGCAAGGGGATTTGATCTTGAGAGGCCTGCTGCTGAGGAAGACATGTCAACAGGAGTCAGTGCCATTGAGGAAGACCAAGCAGGGACAAGTTCCCAGATGCCCAACAGCAGTCATAAGATGAGCGTTGCTGGTTCTGATGAAGATAGTGAAGTAGAGCTGACATTAAGCATTGGAGGTTGCTTGAGCAAGAAGGCAACATCAAAATCCTCAAAAACTCAATTAGGATTATGTAATTCCTCTTCCCATAAAGGAATTAGGGAGATGGATTCATCTGCCTCTTTCAAATCGGACCGAGGAGAGGATTGTAGTGACCCCAACACCCCCATGAGCAGCACCAGTGCTACATTTGATCAGGAAACAAACCGGCCGCATTGGCTTTTCCAAGGTTTAAAGCTCAAATAG
- the LOC142641977 gene encoding uncharacterized protein LOC142641977 isoform X3 has product MGTKLEYAVNLLATSPNSNSFTVHCVDDWEHFQNRGLKGNCYITVVDSFEDSMDRKLEKNNIESIKKTMQMHEDVFKNQVKELHRLYSVQKKLMGELKKELKQNRYWNSMTSSDISHTQFINCHHPSMQTTSGFNFQIQSLRDDPNSRERSGSCSGDTMKMARGFDLERPAAEEDMSTGVSAIEEDQAGTSSQMPNSSHKMSVAGSDEDSEVELTLSIGGCLSKKATSKSSKTQLGLCNSSSHKGIREMDSSASFKSDRGEDCSDPNTPMSSTSATFDQETNRPHWLFQGLKLK; this is encoded by the exons ATGGGGACTAAACTCGAATACGCCGTCAATCTCTTAGCAACCTCACCAAACAGCAACAGCTTTACTGTACATTGTGTGGATGACTGGGAGCATTTCCAGAATAGAGGACTGAAGGGGAACTGCTATATAACTGTAGTGGACAGCTTTGAGGACTCCATGGACAGGAAGCTAGAAAAGAACAACATAGAATCCATCAAAAAGACAATGCAGATGCATGAAGATGTCTTCAAAAACCAG GTGAAGGAACTCCACAGACTCTACAGTGTGCAGAAGAAGCTAATGGGTGAGCTGAAAAAAGAACTTAAACAAAACAGATATTGGAATTCCATGACTAGCTCAGATATAAGCCATACTCAGTTCATTAACTGCCACCATCCATCAATGCAAACCACAAGTGGATTTAATTTCCAAATTCAGAGCTTGAGAGACGATCCAAACTCGAGGGAGCGAAGTGGCAGTTGCTCTGGAGACACCATGAAAATGGCAAGGGGATTTGATCTTGAGAGGCCTGCTGCTGAGGAAGACATGTCAACAGGAGTCAGTGCCATTGAGGAAGACCAAGCAGGGACAAGTTCCCAGATGCCCAACAGCAGTCATAAGATGAGCGTTGCTGGTTCTGATGAAGATAGTGAAGTAGAGCTGACATTAAGCATTGGAGGTTGCTTGAGCAAGAAGGCAACATCAAAATCCTCAAAAACTCAATTAGGATTATGTAATTCCTCTTCCCATAAAGGAATTAGGGAGATGGATTCATCTGCCTCTTTCAAATCGGACCGAGGAGAGGATTGTAGTGACCCCAACACCCCCATGAGCAGCACCAGTGCTACATTTGATCAGGAAACAAACCGGCCGCATTGGCTTTTCCAAGGTTTAAAGCTCAAATAG